A DNA window from Theobroma cacao cultivar B97-61/B2 chromosome 5, Criollo_cocoa_genome_V2, whole genome shotgun sequence contains the following coding sequences:
- the LOC18597776 gene encoding transcription factor-like protein DPA, whose amino-acid sequence MDDPYLEDSPSCEQSPVATPSNASTSGSARGLNQSAVKQRNAGADVVDGTTRKKVSRMPGGGLRQFSVMVCKKLESKGSTTYAEVADEIIEEFATAQTNTARSLDEFHEKNVRRRVYDALNVLMALDIITREKKEIRWKGLSTTTQAKNLEELKALHVQLMTGIAKKAAYLKDLEEQIAGLQNIIERNQQLLKKSSAPKEGFTLPFILVQTSPHATVEIEISEDMQLVHLDFNSTPFSLHDDAYVLKLMRYYQRPESRNTSQSSSIHSSSSSCKATVKPFYWNSETETPR is encoded by the exons ATGGACGACCCATATTTAGAAGATAGTCCTTCTTGTGAGCAAAGTCCGGTTGCAACTCCATCAAATGCTTCAACTTCTGGGAGTGCTCGTGGATTGAATCAGTCAGCAGTCAAGCAGAGGAATGCGGGTGCTGATGTTGTTGATGG TACAACGAGGAAAAAGGTATCAAGAATGCCTGGTGGGGGGCTGCGCCAGTTCAGTGTTATGG TTTGTAAGAAGTTGGAGAGTAAGGGGAGCACTACATATGCTGAG GTCGCAGATGAAATTATAGAAGAGTTTGCCACTGCTCAGACTAACACAGCAAGATCTTTGGATGAG TTCCACGAGAAGAATGTTCGACGGCGGGTTTATGATGCACTAAATGTACTTATGGCATTGGATATCATTACAAGGGAGAAGAAGGAAATCAGGTGGAAGGGACTTTCTACTACTACACAAGCGAAGAATTTGGAAGAACTTAAG GCACTTCATGTTCAGCTGATGACAGGGATTGCAAAAAAAGCAGCCTATTTGAAAGATTTAGAAGAACAA attgcaGGTCTCCAGAATATTATAGAACGAAACCAGCAGTTGCTCAAGAAAAGTAGTGCTCCTAAAGAAGGATTTACATTGCCATTTATACTGGTTCAA ACTAGCCCACATGCTACTGTTGAGATTGAGATTTCTGAGGACATGCAACTGGTACACCTTGACTTCAACAG TACACCGTTCTCCTTGCATGATGATGCTTATGTTCTGAAGTTAATGCGCTACTACCAACGACCAGAAAGTAGAAACACTTCACAAAGTTCTTCAATTCATTCATCTTCAAGCTCTTGCAAGGCAACTGTAAAACCATTTTACTGGAATTCTGAAACAGAGACTCCCAGATGA
- the LOC18597777 gene encoding beta-glucuronosyltransferase GlcAT14C produces MKRTQFPYSPDRSWLLPVLVISIISLTFLLALTFTQGKSSSSETDFSFHQPKFTFSERDYRRLPKLPRFAYLISGTKGDGPRVKRLLQSVYHPRNYYVLHLDLEASDSERLELAKYVKSEGVFREFGNVMVIGKADLVTYKGPTMIASTLHAVAILLKKAKEWDWFLNLSASDYPLMSQDDIVHIFSYLPRDLNFLEHTSSIGWKEYQRARPIIIDPGLYHSKKSGVFWAKEKRSLPASFKLFMGSEWVVLTKSFLEFCVWGWDNLPRTLLMYYTNFLSSPEGYFHTVICNNKDYQNTTVNHDLHYIRWDNPPKQHPMTLTLEHFDDMVQSGAPFARKFAKDDPVLNKIDKELLRRSYGQLTPGGWCVGGSYSGKDPCVVYGNPNAVKPSVSSKRLEKLLVKLLDSESFRSKQCK; encoded by the exons ATGAAAAGAACTCAGTTTCCTTATTCTCCAGATCGATCATGGCTTTTGCCAGTACTTGTAATCTCAATCATTTCACTCACGTTTCTTCTCGCGTTAACTTTTACCCAAGGTAAATCCTCTTCTTCCGAAACCGATTTCTCTTTTCACCAACCGAAATTTACTTTCTCTGAACGGGATTACCGCCGTTTACCCAAGTTACCGAGATTTGCTTATCTGATATCGGGGACGAAAGGGGATGGGCCACGTGTCAAGCGATTGCTGCAGTCGGTTTATCATCCTAGAAATTACTATGTGCTCCATCTTGATCTAGAAGCCTCGGACTCCGAGCGGCTGGAGCTGGCTAAGTACGTGAAGTCGGAGGGCGTGTTTAGAGAGTTTGGGAACGTGATGGTGATCGGGAAGGCTGATTTGGTGACTTATAAGGGGCCCACCATGATTGCTAGCACGCTTCATGCGGTGGCGATTTTGCTGAAAAAAGCGAAAGAGTGGGATTGGTTCTTGAACCTTAGCGCATCAGATTATCCCCTCATGTCTCAAGATG ATATTGTGCACATCTTTTCTTACTTGCCTAGGGATCTGAACTTCCTGGAGCATACAAGTAGCATTGGTTGGAAAGA ATACCAAAGAGCAAGGCCCATCATTATAGATCCAGGCTTATATCATTCAAAAAAATCTGGTGTATTTTGGGCTAAGGAGAAAAGATCCTTGCCTGCTTCTTTCAAGTTATTCATGG GGTCCGAATGGGTGGTGCTGACAAAATCATTTCTTGAATTCTGTGTCTGGGGATGGGATAATCTCCCTCGAACTCTCCTTATGTACTATACAAATTTCCTGTCATCTCCAGAAGGCTACTTCCACACTGTAATCTGCAATAACAAAGACTACCAGAATACAACGGTAAATCACGACTTGCATTATATAAGATGGGATAATCCTCCAAAGCAGCACCCAATGACTCTAACATTGGAACATTTTGATGACATGGTTCAAAGTGGAGCCCCTTTCGCTCGCAAGTTTGCCAAGGATGATCCAGTCCTTAACAAAATCGACAAGGAGCTCTTACGGAGGTCCTATGGTCAGCTTACTCCTGGGGGTTGGTGTGTTGGGGGTTCCTATTCGGGTAAAGATCCTTGTGTAGTTTATGGTAATCCAAATGCTGTTAAACCTTCTGTAAGTTCAAAGAGGCTAGAGAAGCTGTTGGTGAAACTTCTTGATTCTGAAAGTTTTAGATCAAAACagtgtaaataa
- the LOC18597779 gene encoding RING-H2 finger protein ATL39 — protein MDEEGKQGFRLNPILVGLLGVIAGAIMFATFHLVSSVCNCYRRQVVDTANTSQNVERNQQERASDRIRSPSTPRLIPIFRYSKDCNEETCAVCLSDFKEGEQIRVLPDCLHIFHVACIDAWLNLHSNCPLCRADTSPPEQVAVPLPDSDGPQPMELNRLPDFGL, from the coding sequence ATGGATGAAGAAGGTAAACAAGGGTTCCGATTGAACCCGATTCTCGTCGGCCTTCTTGGGGTCATTGCCGGAGCCATCATGTTTGCTACATTTCATTTAGTTTCCTCCGTTTGTAATTGCTATCGCAGGCAGGTGGTAGACACTGCCAATACAAGCCAAAATGTTGAACGTAATCAGCAGGAAAGGGCTAGTGACAGAATCAGAAGCCCTTCCACGCCGAGGTTAATTCCAATATTTAGATACAGCAAGGATTGCAATGAAGAAACTTGTGCTGTTTGCTTGAGTGATTTCAAGGAAGGGGAGCAAATTCGGGTATTGCCAGACTGCTTGCACATTTTTCATGTGGCATGTATCGATGCGTGGCTAAATTTGCACTCCAATTGCCCGCTCTGTCGTGCCGATACTTCACCTCCGGAGCAAGTGGCCGTGCCCTTGCCGGATTCTGACGGACCACAACCTATGGAACTTAACCGGTTGCCGGATTTTGGGTTGTAA
- the LOC18597778 gene encoding RING-H2 finger protein ATL33: MENSPTVIRPPPPPPQPPPSFVASPPVSQLDNTTNSTSIRSPPPLPFSSTPQIYPIDQNGTVSIVSSNPPPPFPDSPRSVDLSPLEFILALMAVITIPAIIYAFFFAVKCPPWTSRERPDSPRELPRDSRGSGVEVIERRREPVSAVKYQKETHSKDIGNECPVCLSVFADGEEVRQLSGCKHSFHATCIDMWLNNHNNCPVCRASVTVKRPNNHGTASGSARSRESDLQQGLPDATSLV, encoded by the coding sequence ATGGAGAACTCACCTACCGTTATCAggccaccaccaccaccacctcaACCACCGCCGTCCTTCGTTGCATCACCACCAGTTTCCCAGCTTGATAACACCACTAACAGTACTAGTATCAGGTCACCTCCGCCGTTACCTTTCTCTTCAACACCCCAGATATACCCTATAGATCAAAACGGAACCGTATCTATAGTGTCAAGCAATCCACCTCCACCTTTCCCCGATTCACCAAGAAGCGTCGATTTATCCCCACTTGAATTCATACTTGCACTAATGGCTGTCATAACGATCCCCGCTATAATctatgctttcttttttgctgTCAAGTGCCCTCCTTGGACTTCCAGGGAACGTCCCGACAGCCCCAGGGAGCTTCCCAGGGACAGCCGTGGAAGTGGCGTTGAAGTAATTGAGAGGAGGAGGGAGCCTGTTTCAGCTGTTAAGTACCAAAAAGAGACTCATTCTAAAGATATTGGGAATGAGTGTCCTGTTTGTTTATCAGTTTTTGCTGATGGGGAAGAAGTAAGGCAGTTGAGTGGATGCAAGCACTCGTTTCATGCTACTTGCATTGATATGTGGCTGAACAATCATAACAATTGTCCGGTTTGCCGGGCTTCTGTTACTGTAAAGAGGCCTAATAACCATGGTACGGCGTCGGGTTCAGCTAGATCTAGAGAGAGTGATCTCCAACAAGGTTTGCCAGATGCAACCAGTTTGGTTTGA